The Drosophila albomicans strain 15112-1751.03 unplaced genomic scaffold, ASM965048v2 utg000330l_pilon, whole genome shotgun sequence genome has a window encoding:
- the LOC117577266 gene encoding uncharacterized protein LOC117577266 has translation MNTPTFEKYTTAQLKKWLTALGLPTTGSKAELISRLLDASPEMFEEMQSGSDDFLSVASVLPGQESRSSNNNERYEQNQNDREGSSPGESVHQELLDTIQKLQEELRLSKEELQNAQNNTVAHQLSISTTEIDNNNGATQFVRTAAQQSAPVVANLSDGNNKNNGNGIDTYNNGATQFVRAAAQQSAPVVANFGDGNNKNNGNGIETYNNDATHVLDLCTAAQRSASEIAKLGDNNDNNKNSDSVYQAMGNTKNVTGSAREEKNELNEIRSGSAVSLALAKEVTLEFEGKSCARIWVSQLKSVAAMCKLDEESLRMLLAIKLKGNAQHWLHANPTRLREPFQTLCDQLILAFGTGASKAELRRKFEQRKWQQNERFTVYFEEKIVLAQSIKLDNDELLEQIIEGIPSLNLRNQARIQRFGDPEQMLQAFAHICLPKYDGMGGTKTTEEDNNRRCHNCNSRGHLAKECRKPKREPGSCYACGEMGHFIAECKKKKKGVGVLNVNTGLNNNYNAS, from the exons atgaacacgCCTACATTCGAGAAGTACACCACGGCACAACTGAAGAAGTGGCTGACGGCGCTGGGTTTGCCCACGACAGGCAGTAAGGCAGAGTTGATATCGCGATTGCTCGATGCCTCGCCGGAGATGTTTGAGGAGATGCAATCGGGAAGCGACGATTTTTTAAGCGTTGCAAGTGTTCTGCCTGGCCAGGAAAGTAGATCgtccaacaacaatgagcGCTATGAGCAGAATCAAAATGATCGCGAAGGTTCTAGCCCAGGAGAGAGTGTCCACCAGGAATTGCTAGACACGATTCAGAAGCTACAGGAAGAATTACGATTGAGCAAAGAGGAATTGCAAAATGCTCAGAATAACACAGTTGCGCATCAATTGTCTATAAGTACAACAgaaatagacaacaacaacggcgccaCACAGTTTGTGCGCACAGCTGCACAGCAGTCGGCGCCAGTAGTCGCGAATCTcagcgacggcaacaacaagaacaacggtAACGGGATCGACACATACAACAACGGCGCCACACAGTTTGTGCGCGCAGCTGCACAGCAGTCGGCGCCAGTAGTCGCGAATTTcggcgacggcaacaacaagaacaacggtAACGGGATCGAAACATACAACAACGACGCCACACACGTGCTCGATTTGTGCACAGCTGCGCAACGGTCGGCGTCAGAAATCGCAAAGTTaggcgacaacaacgacaacaacaaaaacagcgatTCTGTATATCAAGCTATGGGCAACACTAAAAACGTAACGGGCAGTGctagagaagaaaaaaatgagcTAAACGAAATAAGAAGTGGATCAgctgtctcgctcgcactcgcaAAGGAGGTTACGCTGGAGTTCGAAGGGAAGTCATGTGCGCGCATTTGGGTAAGCCAACTCAAAAGCGTTGCAGCCATGTGCAAGCTTGATGAGGAGTCGCTTCGTATGCTATTagccataaaattaaaaggaaaTGCTCAGCACTGGCTCCATGCAAACCCGACTCGCTTGCGTGAGCCTTTCCAAACACTGTGCGACCAATTGATATTAGCATTCGGCACTGGAGCTTCGAAGGCGGAGCTACGACGAAAGTTTGAGCAGCgtaaatggcaacaaaatgagCGTTTTACAGTGTATTTCGAGGAAAAGATCGTTTTAGCGCAATCGATCAAATTGGACAACGATGAGCTCTTGGAACAGATCATCGAAGGAATACCGTCGCTGAACTTACGTAACCAAGCGCGTATTCAGAGATTCGGAGATCCAGAACAAATGTTACAAGCCTTTGCGCACATATGTCTTCCGAAGTACGATGGAATGGGAGGCACCAAGACGACGGAGGAGGATAACAACAGGCGATGCCACAACTGTAATTCCAGAGGTCATCTTGCCAAGGAGTGCCGCAAGCCGAAGAGGGAGCCGGGATCATGCTATGCGTGCGGAGAGATGGGTCATTTCATAGCGGAatgcaagaagaagaagaagggtgTTGGTGTACTCAACGTAAACACCGggctcaacaacaattat AATGCCTCATAG